The DNA sequence TCCAGCGACAGGCGGACGTCGTCGCCGCCCTCCTTGATCGCCGAGGCGATCGCGAGGGTCTGGTAGTAGGTCGCGGCCTCCTTGCCCCAGAGCATGAGGTACTTGCCCTTGGCCTTGGCCTTCTCGCCGAGCGCGATCGCCTCGTCCCACGTCTTCGGCGGGGTCCAGCCGTTCTGCTCGAACAGCGACGCCGAGTACCAGATCGCGTACACGGTCTGGACGTAGTTGATCGCGATCAGCTTGCCGTTGATCGTGCCGGGGGCCTCGACACCGGGGTACAGGGTGTCCGAGATGGTGGTGCCCTCGAGGTTCTTGGCCGCGAACACGTCCTTGAGGTCCTCGAGCTGGTCGGCGATGGTGTTGAGGCCGATCGCGTTGGCGCCCGAGTTGTCGATGAGGTCCGGCGGGTTGCCGCCGACGAACCGCGGCTGCAGCTCCTGGGCGATCTGGGTCGAGGGCTTGACCGTGACCTTGCTGCCGGACTGGTTCTTCTGCATGACGTCGGCCGCGAAGGTGACGTAGTCGTAGCCGTACCCGCCGTTGAAGATCACCGCCTCGACGGTGGACTTGTCGGCCATGCCGAACGGGTTCTTGTCGCTCTTGGTCCCGCCTGCGGCCGAGCTGCTGCTGGAGCTTCCCCCGCCACCGGTGGCACACCCCGCCAGCGCGCCTGCCGCCGGCAGGGCCAGGCCTGCCGCGAAGGCCAGGCGCAGAATCGTGCGCCGCTCGACCTGCTCACCACGTAGATCCATCAGTTTTCCCTACCTCCACGTATCGGCTGACCGCCATTGGCCACCGCTCGGCATGATC is a window from the Phycicoccus sp. M110.8 genome containing:
- the ngcE gene encoding N-acetylglucosamine/diacetylchitobiose ABC transporter substrate-binding protein, with the translated sequence MDLRGEQVERRTILRLAFAAGLALPAAGALAGCATGGGGSSSSSSAAGGTKSDKNPFGMADKSTVEAVIFNGGYGYDYVTFAADVMQKNQSGSKVTVKPSTQIAQELQPRFVGGNPPDLIDNSGANAIGLNTIADQLEDLKDVFAAKNLEGTTISDTLYPGVEAPGTINGKLIAINYVQTVYAIWYSASLFEQNGWTPPKTWDEAIALGEKAKAKGKYLMLWGKEAATYYQTLAIASAIKEGGDDVRLSLENLKPDCWSKPAVQGVFKALETIVKKGYMKPGGGGTQFTAAQAQWSNDQAALLYPSGSWIENEMKKQTKADFKMTGAPEMTLTSGSKMPYTALHSAAGEPFIVPSKAKNVAGGKELLRTMLSKEAATNFAKTKLSPTIVKDTVPADGFGSTALQSQGAMLKGAGSDVFTWNFVDVYGMNQDMLVPWNAFLAGQIDAKALTSQLQKTTDKVANDPSVKKVEVK